One window of Dechloromonas sp. ZY10 genomic DNA carries:
- the fliR gene encoding flagellar biosynthetic protein FliR gives MIQLSTTQLDAWIVAFAFPLARILGFIATAPIWNTPGIPRRTRLILGLAIAIAIIPALPAMPQVAPASLPGLLLLGQQTLLGIAMGFAARIVFAAINLAGDFMGFQMGLSFATFYDPLNSSQTPVISEFLNLITLLLFLSLNGHLLYVATLAKSFYILPVGSFPGSGSWLNLAELAGQIFSFGLLLSLPVVVALMITNLSLAVLTRAAPQLNIFALGFPLTLLGGFIVLTISLNYLATPLQNIYEVALTAMLQFAAPPGR, from the coding sequence ATGATCCAACTCAGCACCACCCAACTCGATGCGTGGATCGTTGCCTTTGCCTTTCCTCTCGCCCGTATTCTCGGCTTCATCGCCACAGCACCGATTTGGAACACCCCCGGAATTCCACGCCGGACTCGCTTGATCCTCGGCCTGGCGATCGCCATCGCCATCATTCCCGCATTACCGGCAATGCCCCAAGTCGCCCCGGCTTCGCTTCCCGGCCTCCTGCTTCTCGGCCAGCAAACACTGCTCGGTATTGCCATGGGTTTTGCCGCGCGTATCGTTTTTGCCGCAATCAATCTCGCCGGCGACTTCATGGGCTTCCAGATGGGGCTCAGTTTCGCCACCTTCTACGACCCGCTCAACTCTTCCCAGACACCGGTGATCTCGGAGTTTCTCAACTTGATCACCCTGCTCCTGTTTCTCTCGCTGAACGGGCATCTGCTCTACGTCGCCACCTTGGCCAAAAGCTTTTACATCCTGCCGGTTGGCAGCTTTCCCGGGAGCGGCAGCTGGCTCAACCTGGCCGAACTGGCCGGCCAGATTTTTTCTTTCGGACTGCTTCTTTCGTTACCTGTCGTGGTTGCGCTGATGATCACCAACCTCTCGCTGGCCGTACTGACCCGCGCCGCACCGCAACTGAATATTTTTGCCCTGGGCTTTCCCCTCACCCTGCTCGGCGGATTCATCGTGCTGACCATCTCGCTGAACTACCTGGCCACACCGTTACAGAATATTTACGAGGTGGCACTGACAGCCATGCTTCAGTTTGCTGCGCCACCAGGTCGCTAA
- the fliQ gene encoding flagellar biosynthesis protein FliQ, which yields MTPGVVMEIGRQAIEVTVLLAAPILLGSLAIGLIISIFQAATQINEATLQFVPKLIVAFIILIFAGPWMLQYLMDYITRLLGSIPQLIG from the coding sequence ATGACCCCCGGCGTCGTTATGGAAATCGGCCGCCAGGCGATTGAGGTAACCGTGTTGCTGGCCGCACCGATCCTCCTCGGCTCCCTGGCCATCGGCCTGATCATCAGCATTTTCCAGGCTGCCACCCAGATCAACGAAGCCACCCTGCAGTTTGTTCCAAAGCTGATCGTCGCTTTCATCATCCTGATTTTTGCCGGCCCGTGGATGCTGCAGTACCTAATGGATTACATCACCCGCCTGCTCGGCAGCATCCCTCAGTTGATCGGATGA